One part of the Anopheles coustani chromosome 2, idAnoCousDA_361_x.2, whole genome shotgun sequence genome encodes these proteins:
- the LOC131262210 gene encoding dynein axonemal intermediate chain 3-like, with product MNRSICAGRIVCSMDWHPELSGVFVASYTFETLATLSTKENESSRNPSKDVVHRIIFEKCPILMWTFANPLKPLLELKAIREVTTLSFCPYDGDLLVGGLANGQIALWDLKGEIEGVEMAFETARESNEYRNQITQLMENSSDESINRTVAPAALSSLEHASRKAISSIKWLPRNYFCTTTGHLKKQPEKLHRFLVTSSLDGSVCFWDLDFSSPAIQKVIASKKAASKVVEKTIFQCVNNVFYPTFKVLCHIPITTVLIDEALYLSQPEECGTDITRRIKHRLKPLPNDCTMMLRFGTLTGSLLGGIWEGYDFEQGSLVTDEPMQVTQPYSHVHDGPVVALERNPILKDTFLSIGGHVLALWSETDYRSPIFWRKKSVVITAGRWSLDRAALFFIGLANGDFEVWDLNMKTFRACVSLNLGAEGVTMISQHRLASARHCLAIADGHANIRILSLASALVNPIPNEERTLRETIQHELTRKKDQLAWTEAYYKRNPIQTEVQLQTESKPKETEKENRASVHEAKPKNTRDIEKRMRLSDRLEQQYRAKHFQTLLGKLMQRRNVSPERMGREMRPEVERRKYNAEKRFAVEANVAKGDVDFANLQRVLRHAGKTTVDSVEWKGDLHKFKQNIANYCQVEAEAHEILRGHYLPEMENFTEVLMRGHERRDKVGVKVGTNMEHLVSYENKRSLRRRGLAPRTLLEDIKPLSEIVEESNEHDKPEDEPEIE from the exons ATGAATCGGTCCATCTGTGCGGGACGTATCGTTTGCTCCATGGACTGGCATCCAGAGCTTTCAGGAGTTTTTGTGGCATCATACACCTTTGAAACGCTGGCAACACTATCCACCAAGGAGAACGAAAGCTCCCGGAATCCGTCCAAAGACGTCGTTCACcgaattatttttgaaaaatgtcccATTTTAATGTGGACCTTCGCAAACCCTCTGAAACCATTGCTCGAGCTGAAAGCAATCCGCGAAGTGACGACGCTGTCCTTCTGTCCGTACGACGGTGATCTCCTGGTGGGTGGGCTTGCCAATGGACAAATAGCGTTGTGGGACTTGAAGGGAGAAATTGAAGGCGTAGAAATGGCCTTTGAAACTGCCCGCGAGTCTAATGAATATCGGAATCAAATAACGCAGCTTATGGAAAACAGCTCAGATGAATCGATTAATCGTACGGTAGCACCGGCAGCATTAAGTTCATTAGAGCACGCTTCAAGGAAAGCCATCAGCAGCATTAAATGGCTTCCAAGGAACTATTTCTGCACCACCACAGGCCATCTGAAGAAGCAACCGGAAAAGTTGCACCGGTTTTTAGTGACTTCATCGCTCGACGGAAGTGTCTGCTTTTGGGATCTCGACTTTTCGAGTCCTGCCATACAGAAAGTGATCGCTTCGAAGAAAGCTGCATCcaaggtggtggaaaaaacgATCTTCCAGTGTGTGAACAACGTGTTCTATCCTACGTTTAAGGTTCTTTGTCATATCCCAATCACCACGGTGCTCATAGACGAGGCGCTGTATCTCTCACAGCCGGAGGAATGTGGAACAGATATCACCCGACGCATAAAACACCGGCTTAAACCGTTACCCAACGATTGCACAATGATGCTCAGATTTGGAACGTTAACTGGTTCGCTGCTCGGAGGAATATGGGAAGGATATGACTTTGAACAGGGCAGTTTGGTTACCGATGAGCCGATGCAGGTCACCCAACCATACAGTCACGTCCACGATGGACCGGTTGTGGCCTTGGAAAGGAATCCCATCCTCAAAGATACATTTCTTTCCATCGGCGGACACGTGTTGGCACTTTGGAGTGAGACAGATTACAGGTCGCCAATATTTTGGCGGAAGAAAAGCGTCGTGATAACAGCCGGTCGATGGAGTCTAGACCGGGCAGCTCTGTTTTTCATAGGACTGGCTAATGGAGACTTTGAAGTTTGGGATCTCAATA TGAAAACATTCCGTGCTTGTGTGTCTTTGAATTTGGGAGCAGAAGGTGTAACCATGATTTCCCAGCATCGTTTAGCGAGTGCCCGGCACTGTTTAGCGATTGCCGATGGGCATGCGAATATCCGGATACTTTCTCTAGCCTCTGCATTGGTGAATCCAATTCCAAATGAAGAGCGTACCCTACGAGAAACAATACAACATGAGTTGACTAGAAAGAAGGACCAATTAGCATGGACTGAAGCATATTACAAACGAAACCCGATACAAACCGAAGTCCAACTACAAACCGAGAGCAAACCTAAggaaaccgaaaaagaaaaccgtgcTTCAGTACATGAGGCCAAGCCGAAGAATACACGCGACATTGAAAAGCGTATGCGTTTGAGTGATCGTTTAGAGCAACAGTACAGGGCAAAACACTTCCAGACCCTTTTGGGGAAGCTGATGCAACGTCGGAACGTCAGCCCGGAACGAATGGGACGCGAAATGCGTCCGGAAGTGGAGCGTCGAAAGTACAATGCTGAAAAGCGTTTCGCGGTTGAGGCGAACGTTGCGAAGGGCGATGTTGATTTCGCGAACCTTCAACGTGTTCTGCGCCACGCTGGAAAAACGACAGTAGATTCTGTTGAGTGGAAAGGGgatttgcataaattcaaGCAGAACATTGCTAACTACTGTCAAGTTGAGGCCGAGGCCCATGAAATCCTACGAGGTCACTATCTGCCAGAGATGGAAAATTTCACGGAAGTGTTGATGAGAGGCCACGAACGTCGCGACAAGGTGGGTGTGAAAGTTGGTACTAATATGGAGCATTTAGTTAGTTATGAAAACAAGAGAAGTCTTCGCAGACGAGGGCTCGCTCCTAGAACGCTTCTGGAAGATATCAAACCATTATCTGAAATAGTGGAGGAGTCGAATGAACACGACAAACCAGAGGATGAACCAGAGATTGAATAG
- the LOC131262216 gene encoding ryncolin-4-like has translation MENSLKQDNQQKVEQTVKASLQQTMERSMKEIEQASKGRHSNLQDLLLRLEKNDKERLEKVSSKHDTSMQAMENSLKQGLETIESETSDGLEDLKNHLNFHVSNIRQHQFEQIKSYQEKSEIEVKKIGENKNTLEMLTNLVRMELRDFNGNEGYAKYDRFEIGSESEMYALKNLGTYSGTAGDAMRYNMDEKFSTFDRDNDNSETYGKRTESSQAQQLPPREGQFLQSFPQLNAKRYDNLGLATASRVDTSL, from the exons ATGGAAAACTCTCTGAAGCAG GACAACCAGCAAAAGGTTGAGCAAACTGTAAAGGCAAGTTTACAGCAAACAATGGAGCGTTCGATGAAG GAAATTGAACAAGCCTCAAAGGGAAGGCATAGTAACCTCCAAGACTTGCTATTGAGACTGGAGAAAAATGATAAGGAAAGGCTCGAGAAAGTGAGCTCTAAGCACGACACAAGCATGCAGGCCATGGAAAACTCTCTGAAGCAG GGGTTAGAGACAATTGAATCCGAAACAAGTGACGGATTGGAAGATCTTAAAAATCACTTGAATTTCCATGTAAGCAACATTCGGCAACATCAATTCGAACAAATCAAATCGTACCAAGAAAAGTCGGAAATCGAGGTTAAGAAAATAGGTGAAAACAAGAATACCCTTGAAATGCTTACCAATTTGGTACGAA TGGAATTAAGAGATTTTAACGGAAATGAAGGATACGCTAAGTACGACAGGTTTGAGATCGGTAGCGAATCGGAGATGTATGCGTTGAAGAATTTAGGGACATACTCAGGGACAGCAGGAGATGCGATGCGATACAACATGGATGAAAAGTTTAGTACGTTCGATCGAGACAATGACAATAGTGAGA CGTACGGGAAGCGTACTGAGTCTTCGCAGGCCCAACAGCTGCCACCGCGTGAAGGACAATTTCTGCAATCTTTTCCCCAGCTGAATGCTAAACGATACGACAATCTTGGCCTTGCTACGGCTTCCAGGGTGGACACATCGCTCTAG